GAAGCCGCACTGACGGACGTGCACTGGATGGATCTTCCGCCGGAGACGAAGGCGCGGCTGAAGGCGGAACTCGAGGCGCCGTGGGATGCGTGGGCGCTGCTCGCGGGCGATCAGGAGGAGGGGGAAGAGGACGGCGGGAGCGGGTGAGGCCAGGCCTTGGCGCATACCGCGGCGCCCCCCATCCCCAGCCCTTCCCCCGCAAACTGCGCGGGGGAAGGGAGCCAGCCCGGTGCGCGTCCCCAGCGGCCGCGGCGTGGGCTGGCACCCCGGCGGGCTGAGTGTGGGTCGATGGCTCCGGCGCACTCCCCGGCTGCCCTCACCCCCGGCCCCTCTCCCGCAAGCGGGAGAGGGGAGAATTCGATTGCGCTTCGGCAGGTGCACGGCGTTCTGTCATCCCGACGGAGCGGCCACGCCCCACCCGCCCATGCACCATCGATCGCAGCGACTGAGGGATCCGCCATCCAGTCCGCGAGCCGCCTCATCCCCGCGGGAATCACCGCGGCTGGGCTGTGTTCTTCGGGGCTGGCGAAGGAACGCCGAAGGCTTGGTCGCGAGCAGTCGTGGAGGCAATCGGAGCACTGTGTGGCGGATCCCTCAGTCGCTGCGGTCTGCGGTGTAGGGGCAGGTTCGCCGGGGCCGCTCCATCGGGATGACAGATGCGCTTCGGCAGGTGTGGAGTGCGAGCCTCGCGTGCGTACGTTGGTCAGAATGGCGAACGATCGTTCGTTGCGTATGTGGAAGGGCACGGAGCGGGGATGGAACTCCCGCCCGGCGGCGACGTACGACGGCATAGGCGCCGACACATCGCCCCGCCCCCCGCAACCATCGGCCGAGAGGCCCACCGCTCCACGCGCAGGAGGTGCCGCATGTTCCAGATCCTGGTTCGGGAAAAGAAGCGCCGGGCGATCAGCCCCCTGTTCCTGGCCGTCTCGGCCGCCGCCCACGTCGCCATCTTCGGCGGGGTGATGTACGCAGCCTCGGGCGAGCCGGAGCGGACCAAGGTCGTGCTCGACGGCATCATCGACATTCCGGACGTTCCGGAGAAGGCGATCGAAAAGCCCACCGTAGATCCGCCCCCGCCCGCCCCGGACACGCCGGATGAGCCCGCGGCCGATGCGCCGGTGGTGGGCGAGACGGTGGTGCTGCAGCCGCCCACGGACGTTCCGACGGTCATCAGCCCTCCGCGAGCGGACGAAACGCCGATCACGCCCCATATGGTGACGGGCATCGGCAAACCCGGCGACGTGATCGGCACGCCGGATCCGGGAGACGTCCGCCCACCCACGGGCAACACCGACCCGGGCACGCCGGTAAAGCCGGCGGACTGGGTTCCGGGTGAGGGCGACGTGGACGAGCTGCCCTCGCTGGAACGCAACGGGCTGGCCCGCCTGATGGAACGCCACTATCCGCCGCAGCTGCGGGATGCGCGGGTCAGCGGCCGCGCGCTGGTCGAGGTCATCGTGGACGAGGACGGGCGTGTGCGGCCGGGGTCGGCCAAGGTGATCGAGACGTCGCACCCGGGCTTCGAGACCGCTACGCTGCGTGCCGCCGAGCGGTTCCGCTTCCGCCCCGCCAAAATCGCCGGAATGGTGGTGCCGGTGAAGGTGGCCATCCCCGTCGTCTGGACCACCAGCGACTGAGCAGCCGCCGCACCGGAAACACGAGGGGCCCCGGAACTCATCCGGGGCCCCTCACTGCGTTTCGCACTTTCGCACTTTCGCACTTTCGCACTTTCGCACTTTCGCACTTTCGCACTTTCGCACTCACGCTCTTCAACACTCCCCCACTCACACCGCCGGCGGCTGATCCCGTCGCTCCGCCCGCGCATCCACCAGCGTCCTCAGCAGCGTGGCCCCCAGGATCAGCACGCCACCCATGATGGGCCACGCGCCCGGCCGCTCGCCGTGCGACAGCCAGGCCCAGATGGGGTTGAGGGCCGGCTCCAGCAGCAGCAGCACCGACGCTTCCAGCGCCGGGACGTGGCGGATTCCAGCAGTCAGCAGCAGGTACGCCGCGCCGATCTGGAACACACCCAGGTATCCCACCGCCAGCCAGTCGCCCGTTCCCGCGCCGGTCACCGGCAGCGCCGCCGGCAGGCACGCGGCGAAGGCGATGAAGTTTCCCGCCACGACGGTGGGCAGTGCCGAGCCCTCGCCGCCCGCGCGGTTCCCCATCCACCGCAGCCCGATCAGCGTCAGCGCCCACGTCAGTCCGCTCAGCAGGGCCAGCACGTTGCCGCGGGCGGGGTCCGGCGCCGTGTGGGCGGGCGTGTCGGTGCCCACGAAGAACAGCAGCATCCCAAGCGCCACGGGGGCCATGAACGCCAGGTCGCGCCGGCGCACGTGCTCCTTCAAGAGCAGCGGCCCAAAGAGCAGCATGTACAGCGGTGCGGTGGACTGCAGGAAGATGGCGTTCGCCGACGTGGTCAGCTTGTTGGCCGTCACGAACAGCACCAGCGTCGACGCGTACAGGATGCCCACCGGCAGCACGTGCCACGTCCACCCGCGCCGGGCGGCGGGCACCAGCAGGGCGATGGCGATGCCCGCGATCAGCGAGCGAAAGCCCGCCACCTGCCACGAAGTGAGGGTGGTGGCCTTGATCGCGGCCCCGCCCGTCGAGAACAGGAGGGCGGCACCCAGCAGCTGCAGGCGGTGCGAGGTTGCGGGAGCCAAGAGCAAGTCGTCGGTGTCGGGAACGGGGCGAATTCGCGGGAAGGATGCCCCTGCGCCCCCCGGGCCGGCAAGGTGCCGGATGCCCGGCACGCGGCCTGCGCAGGCGGCGTTCCACCCAAACCTTCACCAAACCTGCTACAGGGATCGTTGACGATGGCGGAATACAGCAGCGGGCCGCACGATGCCACGCCCGCGCCGACGGAAAAGAAGCTCGACCAGCTGTTCGGACTGATCGACGGGATCTCGGTCGCCATGTTCACCACGCGCCGCCCGGATGGAAATCTCGTGTCCCGCCCCATGCAGGTGCAGGGTCGGCAGGAGGGCGCGGACCTGTGGTTCGTGACCGACGGCGAGACGCACAAGATGGACGAGCTGGAAGCCGACCCGCACGTGAACCTGTCGTTCTACCGCGACCGCACGCGCGAGTGGGTGTCGGTGAGCGGGCGCGCGCGGGTGGTGACGGACCGGGCCAAGATCCACGACCTGTACAAGCCCGACTGGAAGGCGTGGTTCCCGGACGATGGCCCGGGCCGCGACGGCGGGCCCGACGACCCGCGCCTGGCGCTGATCGCCGTGGACGCCGACACCGTGGTCTACATGGTGAGCAACACGCCGCGCCCGGTGGTGCTGTTCGAGGTGGTAAAGGGCATCCTCACCGGCCAGCAGCCGAACGTCGGCGAAACACACGTCGTCAGCGGGCACGAGATGCACGGCGGCTCCGGCAGCTGATTCCCTCGCCCGAAGAAAGCGGCGCTCGGCGGCACCGGCAGCTGATTCCCTCGCCGGAAGAAAGCGGCCCCGGCGCATGTGCGCCGGGGCCGCTTCTGCTGTCCGCACTGATGATCAGGCGCGCCGCTGCAGGCTTTCGTGGGTGAGGATCACCGGGTCGGCGGGCGTGCTTTCCAGCAGGTCCAGCAGCGACGTCTGGTAGCGCTGGGCGCTGGGCACCTCGTGGCAGCCCCGGCAGCGCGCCTCGTACGCCTCGTGGCCGCCCACCTGGATGGTGGGCCCCTCGTACGGCGCGGGCTCGCCATCCACCAGGCGCTGGTTGCGGGTGGCCGCGTTGCCGCACAGCACGCAGATGGCGTGAAGCTTGTCCACAGTTTCCGCCACCGTGAGCACCCGCGGCATGGGGCCGAACGGCTCGCCGCGGAAGTCCATGTCGATCCCCGCCACGATCACCCGCACGCCGCGGTCGGCCAGCACGCTGATCACGTCGACGATGCCCTCGTCCAGGAACTGCACCTCGTCGATGGCCACCACCTGCACGCCGGGCATCACCTGCGCGGCCACCTCCAGCGACGAGCGCACGGGCACGGCCTCCACCC
The nucleotide sequence above comes from Longimicrobium sp.. Encoded proteins:
- a CDS encoding pyridoxamine 5'-phosphate oxidase family protein, translating into MAEYSSGPHDATPAPTEKKLDQLFGLIDGISVAMFTTRRPDGNLVSRPMQVQGRQEGADLWFVTDGETHKMDELEADPHVNLSFYRDRTREWVSVSGRARVVTDRAKIHDLYKPDWKAWFPDDGPGRDGGPDDPRLALIAVDADTVVYMVSNTPRPVVLFEVVKGILTGQQPNVGETHVVSGHEMHGGSGS
- a CDS encoding TonB family protein → MFQILVREKKRRAISPLFLAVSAAAHVAIFGGVMYAASGEPERTKVVLDGIIDIPDVPEKAIEKPTVDPPPPAPDTPDEPAADAPVVGETVVLQPPTDVPTVISPPRADETPITPHMVTGIGKPGDVIGTPDPGDVRPPTGNTDPGTPVKPADWVPGEGDVDELPSLERNGLARLMERHYPPQLRDARVSGRALVEVIVDEDGRVRPGSAKVIETSHPGFETATLRAAERFRFRPAKIAGMVVPVKVAIPVVWTTSD
- a CDS encoding TfoX/Sxy family protein; its protein translation is MRNLGPYCERVLNAIGVHTAAELRELGAVNAYRLLALRGHRPSLNLVWAIEAALTDVHWMDLPPETKARLKAELEAPWDAWALLAGDQEEGEEDGGSG
- a CDS encoding thymidine kinase: MFSGKSEELIRRVRRALIARRRVQVFKSALDDRYAGVRTISSHAGSGVEAVPVRSSLEVAAQVMPGVQVVAIDEVQFLDEGIVDVISVLADRGVRVIVAGIDMDFRGEPFGPMPRVLTVAETVDKLHAICVLCGNAATRNQRLVDGEPAPYEGPTIQVGGHEAYEARCRGCHEVPSAQRYQTSLLDLLESTPADPVILTHESLQRRA
- a CDS encoding DMT family transporter; amino-acid sequence: MAPATSHRLQLLGAALLFSTGGAAIKATTLTSWQVAGFRSLIAGIAIALLVPAARRGWTWHVLPVGILYASTLVLFVTANKLTTSANAIFLQSTAPLYMLLFGPLLLKEHVRRRDLAFMAPVALGMLLFFVGTDTPAHTAPDPARGNVLALLSGLTWALTLIGLRWMGNRAGGEGSALPTVVAGNFIAFAACLPAALPVTGAGTGDWLAVGYLGVFQIGAAYLLLTAGIRHVPALEASVLLLLEPALNPIWAWLSHGERPGAWPIMGGVLILGATLLRTLVDARAERRDQPPAV